Within Microbispora sp. ZYX-F-249, the genomic segment CCGCGGGCGCCATGGACGCCATCAACTTCAGCACGCAGTGCTGGTTCGGCGGCTGCTCCGGCTCGGGCCCGTGGGTCCAGGCCGACCTGGAATGGGGGCTCTACCCCGGCGGAAGCCAGTCGTGGAACCCCAACCAGCGGGCCTTCCCTCACAAGTTCGTCACCGCCACGCTGAAGAACAACGGCACGACCCGGTTCGCCATCAAGGGCAGCAACGCGCAGTCCGGCGGCCTGTACACCCTGTACGACGGCCCGCTCCCCAACGGCTACAGCCCCATGAAGAAGCAGGGGGCCATCATCCTGGGCAGCGGCGGCGACTGCTGCAAGCCCGACGGCGGCGCCAACCTCAGCGCGGGCACCTTCTACGAGGGAGCCATCGTCGCCGGCTACCCCTCCGACGCGACCGAGAACGCCGTGCAGGCCGAGGTCATCGCCGCCGGCTACCGCTGACCCGCTCCCGGGACAGGAGCCTCACCGAACCCGGACGCCGGCCACTCGGTGGAAGCAGGACAGTTCCGGAGCACGGCCGATGACCAGGGGCCGGCCGCCACCGCGGCCGGCCCACGGTCATGGTCCGGGCTCGGATGTGCCCGGATCAGCTCACGCCGAAGTCGGCGAAGCCGAACTGACCCGTTACGCCCGCGGCGTGGGACGTGGCGATCAGTCCCGCGTCCTGCCTGTCGGCGATGCCGGGCAGGGTCGCGGTCGGGCCGACCTTGGTCCAGGCGGTGCCGTTGGTGGAGTAGTAGCCGCTCACCTGGTCGCCGGAGCGGACGAGGCGGACCCAGGCGGGCGCCCTGATTCCCGAGACCCCGCTGAACGAGTCGAGGTAGCCGTTGCCGTCGGAGTCCCACTGGAAGGCGACCCCGTTGCCCGGCGTGACCACCATGACGGCGTACCCGGGCGACGAGCCCGTGCCGGTGACGTCGTTGCGGAGCACGACCCCCGCCTTGGCCCAGGCGTTGGTGTTGTCCATCTGGGTGACCCGCGCGGTCACGGTCGACGTGCTCCCGGCCGCGTCGTCCCGGTAGACGACGCCGTACTCGTCGAAGCGCCCGGCTGCGTCCTGCCAGATGTCGGTTCCCTCGGTGAGGATGGCGTACTCGGATCCGGCCTCCGCGAACCGGC encodes:
- a CDS encoding arabinofuranosidase catalytic domain-containing protein — encoded protein: AGAMDAINFSTQCWFGGCSGSGPWVQADLEWGLYPGGSQSWNPNQRAFPHKFVTATLKNNGTTRFAIKGSNAQSGGLYTLYDGPLPNGYSPMKKQGAIILGSGGDCCKPDGGANLSAGTFYEGAIVAGYPSDATENAVQAEVIAAGYR